One genomic segment of Pseudomonas chlororaphis subsp. aurantiaca includes these proteins:
- a CDS encoding Com family DNA-binding transcriptional regulator yields the protein MLKDCRCGHCKRLLARIGEYAELQIKCSRCGTLNHVRAASPERSPVSDMNAASAARPNPSQP from the coding sequence ATGTTGAAAGATTGTCGATGTGGACATTGCAAGAGACTGCTCGCCCGGATCGGCGAGTATGCAGAGCTCCAGATCAAATGTTCCCGATGCGGAACGCTGAATCATGTGAGGGCCGCGAGCCCCGAGCGATCGCCTGTGAGCGACATGAATGCTGCTTCGGCGGCCCGACCCAATCCATCACAGCCATAG